TGCCATGAAGCTGGTGTTCGTAATATTTTTCCAAGCCTGATTTGCCGATGTGCGTACTGCCGCGGTAGAGGGCGGTCAGGCCTTCTTCTTCCAGCATTTCTTTGTCTTTATCGCTAATACGGCCGATGTAGCCTAAGAAATGGGAAGTCAGTTTGCCATAAGGATATTCGCGGAATGTGCGTGAGTTGACCTCTACACCTTTGAATTCACGCAGATGAACGGACAAACGGGCGACCTCTTCATCGGTCAGCCTAAGCTTGAGCGGGATATTTTCAAATTTTCGATAGCTTTCGCGGTATTTTTTGAAGCGTTTTAAATCTGTCGGCGTGATATCGACGTATTTTTTTAATGCTTCAATGACATCTTCCATATTGCCTTCGATGCGGCTGGAAATAACTTCGAGCGAAAAGACAGGATAGTTTTTGGCCAATGGAACGCCGTTGATATCGACGATTTCGCCGCGTACAGGCGGCGTTGGAATCAGGGTAATACGGTTGCTCGATGCCTGACCGGAAAACTCATTGTGTTGAGTTACTTGCAGGTAGAAGAACCGCGCCAGCAAAATGGAAAAGAAGATAACAATCAGGATAAATGCAACGAGCAGGCGCAACAAAGCATCGGCTTGTGCTGCCTGAGCGGAAGGTTTTTTGGTATGTTGACCACCGGAAAGACGGCGTGGAAGAATCGGTTTCATCTTTTCAGTGGGAGCGGTAAATACGGGTCACGATCAGCATCAGCTGGCTGAGTATGGGCCAAAGCAGTGCGCCGACAAATGGAGCAACAAAGCCTTGCAAAGTGATGACCTGATGATTGAGGAACAGACGGGCAGCAGTTAAAACGGCCTGATTGAGCAACAACGCAGCCAAGACAGCGGCCAATTGCATAATGTGGCCGTACAGCATGATTTGGCGGCGGCGGTTTAAGATGAAATAAGTCATCACGACGTAAGACAGGGCGTGCAAGCCCAAAGTCGCGGCGGTTGCTGCATCGACAATCAGACCGATGGCAAAAGCCAGTCCCATGCCTGCGCGTTGCGGTTGGTGCAATGCCCAATACAGCAGCATCAGTGCCGTCATTTCAGGCAGCCAGAAGAACCCGTCAAAGGAAAACGGCATAAAGTCCAGTATCATCATCACGATGAGACTGGCCGCCATGATGTGTAGCGGTACTGCACGGTAAGAATCGTCAAAATCGTTCATGAAATCAGCGTGGGGAAGAAGGGGCGGAAGAAAGTACCAAGACAAAACGGCTGCTGCGTAAAGCGGCTAAAGGCGTCAGTTGCGTATCGTAATAAGGCGTTCCCGATGCACGGACAACCTTGCTGACGGTTGCAACGGGAATCCCCGCCGGATAAGTACCGTCCAAACCGGAAGTCAGCAGAATATCGCCGGGTTTCAAGTCTGAGCCGGTTGGGAAATAGCGCAAATCCAAACCGTTGCCATTGCCGTATGCCAAATTGCGTTCGCCGGTGCGGCTGACGGCTACGGGGACAATGCTTTGTCCGCTTGAGATCAGTTCAATTTCCGCGCTTTGTGTGTGAACTTGTGTCAATAGGCCAATCAAACCGCTTTGATCGATGACCGCATCGCCAACTTTCAAACCATCTTGGCCGCCCTTGCCGATAATCAGTCTTTCGGAAAGCGGATCTTTACCATTGGAAATGACTTCCGCACCGATAACGTTGTGAATGCCTTTTTGTTGCAAACCGTACAGTTTTTTCAATTCGCGCAGTTCATCGGTATTGACTTTATCTCGCTGCAAATCGATTTTCATACGGCCATTTTCTTCCATAAGCCGGCGATTTTGTTCCAAGAGCTCTGATTTAGAGTGGGAGAGGTCGGCAAAATATTGATAAAGTTGAACAGGTTGATTCGCCAGCCATTGAACAGGATAGAGCATGGGCATGACTGCCGCACGTACAGGCTGCATCAATGAAAAGCGGTAATCGGCTACCATCAGGCCGGCAGCCAGCGTGATATAAACGACAAAACGAGGCAACAGCTTAGAGCCTTTTGCCTCGTCAAAGCGCAAAGAAGAGCGTTCCATAACCATCTACCTTATGGGTTTTCCGTGAATACGGTATCCCATTTGCCGATATAGTCTAAAGCCTTACCAGCACCATAGGTAACGCAGTTCAGAGGCTGGTCGGCAATACCGACGGGCAGGCCGGTTGCATCGGCCAAGACGGTATCGATACCGTGCAGAAGCGCTCCTCCGCCGGTCAGCATAATGCCGCGGTCAGCGATGTCGCCGGCCAATTCGGGCGGTGCCTGTTCCAAAGCCAGACGGACAGCACGGATGATTTGATTCACCGTTTCACTCAATGCTTCACGGATTTCATCTGAAGTAACTGCCAAGGATTTAGGCGTACCTTCGGCCAGATCGCGGCCCTTAATGCGCATGGCTGTTTCTGTTTCAAAGCCCGATGCAGAGCCGATTTGTTTCTTCAATTCCTCTGCCGTCGCTTCGCCGATCAAGACGCCGCGATGGCGGCGCAGGTAATGGATGATGCTTTTATCGAATTCGTCGCCGGCTGCGCGGACAGAAGCAGAATAGGCCATACCGCCCAGTGAAAGAATACCGATTTCAGTTGTACCGCCGCCAATATCGACAATCATCGAACCTGCCGCATCTTCAATCGGCAAGCCTGCGCCCAAAGCGGCGGCCATCGGTTCTTCAATTAAATGCACGCTTGCCGCGCCGGCAGCAAACGCAGAATCCAAAATCGCTTTACGTTCCACTTGGGTAGAGCCACCCGGAACACAGATAACCACACGAGGCGGAACCCAAGACCGTCCTTCAGTGGCTTTTTTAATCAACATACCCAGCATACGCTCGGTAATCACAAAATCAGCAATCACGCCGTCCCTCATCGGACGGACGATTTCAATATTGCGCGGCGCGCGGCCCTGCATTTTTTTGGCTTCCGTGCCCACCGCCATAATTTTACTTTTATTGCCTGCACCGGATTGAATCGCAACCATGGACGGCTCATCCAAAACAATCCCTTTGCCGCGTACAAAAATCAGCGTGTTGGCCGTGCCCAAATCGATGGCAATATCATTGGAGAGGAAACGAGATAAAAGACGAAACATTAGGATTCCTGAAATTCCGGCCCAGCCCGGATGCGTTAAGCAGTATTTAAAATAAGAAAAACAGGTACACGGTTTTAGACGGATAAATGCGCCCTTAAAAGGCCGTCTGAATCAAAACACCATGCCAACCTGTTTGGTTTTCGGTTATAATTCTTCGCTTCATAGAAGACGAAATGCAATGATACCCCAAACCCAAGAGGCATTGCTATCAGACAAGGATTTTTTATGGCTTTAAGCTTAAATGATGTGGAAAAAATCGCAAAACTCTCGCGCCTCACTTTAACGGACGAAGAAAAAAACAAAACGCTTGCCGAGTTGAACGACATTTTCGCCATGGTTGAAAACATGCAAAGCGTCAATACCGACGGCATCGAACCTATGGCGCATCCGCACGAAGCCGCTTTGCGCCTGCGCGAAGATAAAGTGACTGAAACTGACCACGCTGCAGGATATCAGGCGGTTGCCCCCGAAGTGCGCAACCGCCTGTATATCGTTCCTCAAGTAATTGAAGAATAAGGTTTCAGACGGCCTTTGCTTATCGGCAAGCCCCTATTGCAAGGCCGTCTGAAAGGATACTTTGTCCAGACGGCCCGATTTATTGATTTAAACGGATGTTTTCAATATCTGTTTTGAAAGCAAAAACTGTTTTATAGAAAGTACGGCACAATGACCGCTTACACGCTCAAACAAGCCAGCAGCCTGCTGCAATCCAAACAAATTTCCGCAGTCGAATTGGCGACCGAATATTTGGCCGCTATTGCTGCGAAAAACCCTGCCATCAACGGCTATGTGACCATCGATCAAGATAAGACCCTTGCTGAAGCTAAAGCAGCCGATGCGCGTATCGCGGCCGGTAATGCAACGGCTTTGACCGGTGTGCCGGTTGCTTACAAAGATATTTTCTGCCAAACAGGTTGGCGCAGTGCATGCAGCTCTAAAATGTTGGATAACTTTGTTTCTCCTTATACTGCCACTGTGGTGCAAAACCTGTTGGATGCCGGCATGGTTACTCTTGGCCGCACCAATATGGACGAATTTGCCATGGGTTCGACCAATGAGACTTCGTTCTACGGCGCAACCAAAAACCCATGGAATCTTGAACATGTTCCCGGCGGTTCGTCAGGCGGTTCGGCTGCCGTGATTGCGGCGCGTTTGGCACCGGCTGCGTTGGGTTCGGATACCGGCGGTTCTATCCGTCAGCCTGCATCGCATTGCGGTATTACCGGCATCAAGCCGACTTACGGTACGGTTTCACGCTTTGGTATGGTTGCCTATGCTTCCAGCTTTGACCAAGCCGGCCCTATGGCGCAAACAGCCGAAGACTGTGCGATTTTGTTGAATGCCATGGCCAGCTTTGACGAGCGCGATTCCACCAGCTTGGAACGCGACAAAGAAGACTACACCCGTGATTTGGACAAGCCGCTCAAAGGTTTGAAAATCGGTTTGCCTAAAGAATATTTCGGCGAAGGCGCAGATGCCGATGTTCAGACGGCCTTACAAAGCGTTATCGATTTGCTCAAAGCACAAGGCGCGGAGACTGTTGAAGTTTCCCTGCCGCAAACATCATTGTCGATTCCTGCTTATTACGTTCTTGCCTCTGCTGAAGCAAGTACCAACTTGTCCCGTTTCGACGGCGTACGTTATGGCCATCGTGCGGCGCAATTCGGCGATTTGGAAGAAATGTACAGCAACACCCGTGCCGAAGGTTTTGGCAGCGAGGTCAAACGCCGTATCATGATCGGTACTTATGTATTGAGCCATGGTTACTACGATGCGTACTATTTGAAAGCGCAAAAACTGCGCCGTCTGGTTGCCAATGATTTTCAGACGGCCTTTGGTCAATGTGATTTCATTTTGGCGCCGACTGCGCCGACTGCCGCGCCAAAACTCGGCAGCGACATTCACGACCCTGTGCAAATGTACTTATCCGATATTTACACCATCGCCGTGAACCTTGCCGGTTTGCCTGCACTGACTCTGCCTGCCGGTTTCAGCGCAAACGGCCTGCCGATTGGTGTGCAATTTATCGGCAACTATTTCTCCGAAGCCAAAATTTTGGGTGCCGCACATCAAGTTCAGCTGAACAGCGATTGGCACACTAAAGCGCCGGAATAATGTTTTAGGGCCTTGATGATTCAAGGCCGTCTGAAAATAAACCATATAAAAGCGCCTGAATGTATTGAGGTGCTGCATATTGTAGATATTTAAAAACATGACAGCCACCGACTTCATTCAAATCATTGGGACAGCTGCGTTTGCCATTTCCGGCTATTTGGTCGGCTACAACAAGCGTTTGGATGTACTCGGTGTCGTCATTACTGCGTTACTGACGGCTGTCGGCGGCGGCATGATACGCGATAGCTTGGTCGGCCGGATTCCGCAAGTATTTTTGCAAACCGATGCGTTGATTGTTGTGTTTGCCACGCTTGCCATCGCATGGTTGATAAGGGTGCAACGTTATCGCAGCACCTATTTGGCTGCTGCTTTTATTATTGCCGATGCCATCGGTTTGGCAGCGTTCAGCATTACCGGCGCACAAATCGGTATGGCCTTGCAGCTCAATCTATTCGGCGTTATTTCTTTGGCTTTTGTGACTGCCGTTGGCGGCGGGATTGCGCGCGATATTTTGGTCAATGATGTGCCGATGATTTTGCGCACCGACCTTTACGGCAGCGTGGCTATTTTGATTGGCGGACTGATTTATCTGTTCGGGCATTTGGGCTGGATTAATATTTTTACGTTAAACCTGCTCTTTGCCGGCGGATTGTTGTTTCGCCTGACTGCATACCGTTTCCATTGGCAACTGCCCGGTTTCCAACGCCGCAGGAAATAAACTTATCTTACAGACGGCCTGTTATGGTTTTTTATTTAGGCCGTCTGAAAAACGAATCACTCATTTAACCGATTAACTTTTTTTCGACAGAAAGACCCTTATGACTTGGGAAACCGTAATCGGACTGGAAATCCACGTCCAACTCAACACCCAATCCAAAATCTTCAGCGGCGCATCCACTGCATTCGGTGCCGAGCCTAATGCCCACGCCAGCGTGGTTGAGTGTGCGTTGCCGGGCGTATTGCCGGTAATGAACCGCGAAGTCGTCGAAAAAGCCATCAAACTCGGTTTGGCTTTGGATGCGAAAATCAATCAGAAAAACGTGTTCGACCGTAAAAACTATTTTTATCCTGATTTACCAAAAGGCTATCAAATCAGCCAGTTGGATTTGCCGATTGTTGAACACGGCAAACTGGAAATCGTAGTGGGCGATGAGGTTAAAACCATCAATGTTACCCGTGCGCACATGGAAGAAGATGCGGGTAAATCCGTACATGAAGGTTTGAACGGTGCTACCGGTATCGACTTGAACCGTGCCGGTACGCCTTTGTTGGAAGTTGTCTCCGAGCCTGAAATGCGTTCCGCAGCCGAAGCTGTGGCATATGCTAAAGCGTTGCATGGTTTAGTGACTTGGCTGGATATTTGCGACGGTAATATGGCGGAAGGTTCGTTCCGTGTTGATGCCAACGTTTCTGTACGTCCAAAAGGTCAGGCCGAGTTCGGTACACGCCGTGAAATCAAAAACCTCAACTCTTTCCGCTTCTTGGAACAAGCCATCAATTATGAAGTGGAAGCGCAAATCGAAATTTTGGAAGATGGTGGTAAAGTACAGCAGGCAACCATGCTGTTTGATCCTGAAAAAGGCGAAACCCGTGTGATGCGTTTGAAAGAGGATGCGCACGATTACCGCTATTTCCCGGATCCGGATTTGCTGCCTGTCATTATTTCAGACGGCCAATTGCAAAAGGCCAAAGAGCAAATGCCTGAGTTGCCGCATGAAATGGCGGCGCGTTTTGTTGCCGATTACGGCGTGTCTGACTATGATGCGCGCCTGTTGACTGCCAGCCGCGCCCAAGCTGCCTATTTTGAAGAAGCGGCCAAAGCCTGCGGCCAAGGTAAATTGACGGCGAACTGGATGAACGGCGAGCTTGCCGCTACCTTGAACAAAGAAGGTTTGGAATTGGCTGAAAGCCCGATTACAGCTCCACGCCTTGCCGAGTTGGTTGCTAAAGTTGCAGATGGAACATTAAGCAGCAAATTGGCGAAAAAAGCTTTTGAAGCGATGTGGGCTGAGCCTGAAGCAGGTATTGACGAAATCATCGAAAAACATGGTTTGCAACAGATTACTGACACTGGCGCAATTGAAGCGATGGTGGATGAAGTGTTGGCAAACAATGCGAAAGCCATTGAGCAATTCCGTTCCGGTAATGAAAAAGCCTTAAATGCGATTGTCGGCCAAGTGATGAAAGCAAGTAAAGGCAAGGCCAATCCGGCTCAGGTTCAAGAGTTGATTAAAGCCAAATTGGCTTGATAGATAGGATAGGCCGTCTGAAAACAGGTTTTATTTTCAGACGGCCTTTGTTTTTGATAATAAATTTATTCTAAATACCATGACACATACCATTACCTTACCAGATCAAACTACATTTACGGCGAATGAGGACGAAACTGTTCTTGCTGCCGCAACCCGTCAGAATTTAAATTTGCCTCATTCTTGCAAAAGTGGTGCCTGCGGGCAGTGTAAGGCTGAGTTGATTAGTGGCGAATTTGAAATGGGCAAACATATTGATAAAGCCATCAGTGAAGAAGAAAAAGCACAAGGTAAAGTGTTATTGTGCTGTACTACTGCGAAGAGTGACCTGAAAATCAATGTGCCTGGGTTTAATCCGAATGCTTTACCGGTGCGTACTTTACCTGTACGCATTGAAACGATTGAAATCAAACATGATGTTGCTTTGTTGCGATTGGCTTTGCCTAAAGCGCCGTCATTTGCATTTTATGCCGGACAATATATTGATTTGCTGCTTCCCGGCAATATCAGTCGCAGCTATTCAATCGCCAATTCGCCTGACCAAGAAGGCGTTTTGGAGCTGCATATCCGCAAACGTGAAAACGGCGTATGCTCAGAAATGATTTTTGGTGCCGAGCCTAAAATCAAAGAAAAAGGCATTGTCCGTGTTAAAGGCCCATTGGGTACGTTTACTTTGCAAAAGGACAGCGATAAACCGATTGTTTTGTTGGCAACGGGTACAGGCTACGCACCTATCCGCAGTATTTTGCTTGATTTGATTCATCAGAATAGCGAACGTCCGGTTCATTTCTACTGGGGAGCACGTCAGCAGGAGGATTTGTACGCATTGGAAGAAGCAGAAGCATTACTAGGTCGTCTGAAAAACGCGAAATTCTCGCCTGTTCTTTCTAAGCCTGATTCCGATTGGAAAGGGGAGAATAGATATGTGCAAAATGTTGCCGCACAAAATTATCCTGATTTGAGCCAATATGAAGTTTATGCTTGTGGGTCACCAGCTATGACCGAGAGTGCGCAAAGTTTGCTGACTCAAAAATGCGCCTTGCCGGAAGATACCTTCTTCTGTGATGCTTTTTCACCGGCATAATGATGTTTATACAGAATTTATATGTTTGAATGCAGGTGTTAAGAGTAAAATTTGATGGCAATCTGTTTGAGAAAGAGTGTGTTTTTACACACTCTTTTTCTATGTCGTAGTTATTGAACAGATGCTTATATAGCTATTTTGTTTTTAAAAATTGAATTGATTATTTATCATAAAGAAAAAGGCCGTCTGAATATTTCAGACGGCCTTTGTTTTGAAGCAAGTATTAGCTACCAATCAGTTTCAAACGTTGACCAGGGGTCACAGTACGGGTATTGCGGTTCCAACGACGAATATCATTAACATCAACATTGAAACGGCTGGCAATGGTGTTCAAAGTATCGCCTTTGCGTACAGTGTAGGAAACGTTTTGAATCGGGTTGCCGCGGACTTTTGCTGGAGCAGCTGTAACACGGAGGATTTGGCCTTTTTTGATATTGTTGCCTTTGATGTTGTTGGCAATAATCAAATCAGCTACACTCAGGTTATAACGTTTGGAGATGTTAAACAACGTATCGCCATCTTCCACACGGTGTGTGCCTGCTGCAAGTGCTGCAGTTTGTGCGTTTTGTTGCTCACTCATACGGGCAAGACGCGCATTGATGCGGCTTTGTTGTTTAACGGTATTGGCTGAGATACGTTCTGTACGAGCGTTTTCAGCAGTGACAACAGTTTGAACTTGTTTGGTTTCAGGAGTCGCTTCAGTAACAGTCGCTGCAGGTTCCTCCGCAGGTCGGCTTTGTACCAAAGCCATCAGGTCATCATGCTCTTCTTGAACCGGAGCAACAGCAACAGATTCAACTGCTGGAGCAGGGGCTACATCGTTTGCGGCAACAGTTGGTGCAGTCAAGTCGGCCGGAATAGCTGTTTTGGGTGCTTCAGCAACATTTGTGGCAGCAGGCTCAGTAGTAGTATGGGTCATGGCTACAACAGGGGCGGCTACTTCCGCATTTGCAACTTGAGGCTGTGCTTTGGTTTCTGTTACTGCTACTGCTACAGAAGTAACGTTTTCAGCTTTGCTACGTGCAATAAAGTCAACCGATTTGCTGGACTGTGGAACAACAGGCGCAACAATATTGGTCACGGTATTTTGAGCGACTTTAACCGGTTCTGCTACGTTGGAAGCAATAATTGGAGACATAGCCGGCATATTGGATTGGTAAGTATCCGGCGTATTGTCTTTGTCGATAAAGTTAATAATGTCTTGACTTTGGGTAGCTGAGTTTTTAGCCACCAAAATGCTGCGGCCTTCAGAAATGGCGCTACCGCTCAGGCCGTTGAGGCGTTTGAGTTCGGCTACGCTCATGCCGGTATCGTTAGCAATGGCGTTAAGCTTCTTGTTGCCCAAAGAAGTATAAATATCCCAAGACATCAGGGTATCTGGATTGGCATTGCGGTAGTTCTTTTCAAATGCAGAAACCGCAGAAACCGGCAACAACAGACGACGATTGTTTTTAGGGATAAATACCGGGGCATTGAAACCTGGGTTGAGTGCCAACAGTTCGCTTTCGCTGATGTTTGCAAAGCGAGCGATTGTGCTGTTATCAATAGGTTTGTCGATGCTGATGGATTTGAAATACGGCTGATTGCTGATTTCACTGATATTCATGCCGAAAGTTTGTGGATTGGCAACGATATTTCGGACGGCCAAAAGTTTGGGAACGTAGTTGCGTGTTTCGTTCGGCATACGCAGGTTTTCGTATGTCGGCTCCAAACCTTGTGCACGGGCGCGGTTTACGGCGCGGCCGACGTTACCTTCGCCCCAGTTGTAGGCGGCAAGGGCCAAAGACCAGTCGCCGAACATACCGTGCAGGTATTGCAGGTAGTTCAATGCAGCATCGGTAGCGGCATAAACGTCGTGGCGGCCGTCATATAAAGGCGTTTTTTCCAAGCCGAAGTGGCGGCCGGTAGCCGGCATAAATTGCCACAGGCCGGATGCGCCGACATGAGATTTGGCTTTGGTTACGAATGCGCTTTCAATGAAAGGCAGTAAAGCGATTTCAGCAGGCATATTGCGTTTTTTAACTTCATTGGCAATATGGTACATATAAGGTTTGCTGCGAGAGATAGTGCGGTCGAAATATGCACTGTTTGCAGCAAATTTGTTTTCATGGCGGCGAACCAGTTCTGTGTTGACTTCGTTGATGCGGAAGTCTTTACGCAACGATGCCCACAAGCTGCCAGATCCGAAGGTTTGTGCTTTGGTTTGGTCGAGCAGGGAGGAGTTGAGGCGCATCATGGCCATGCCGACTTGGTTGGGTGTAGCGTTTTGCGCGTAGGCTGTGGCGGAAACTGCCGACAGGCTTGAAACGGTCAGAGCGATGGTTTTTAGTTTTGCCATAGTAAATAGAGTTATCAAATATATAATAAAATTTCGTCTTTTCGATGGTATCGTTTCAGCATTCAATCGTCAAGTCGGGCAGGGAATTTGCTTGTATGATGTGGTCGTGGTGTTAAAATTCTGTCACACAAGTCAGGATGCATAGGGGAGCATTTAATGGAAACTTTTTTTATGCAAACGCCAATGGGACAATATCTTGCTCAAAAAGAGGCGGATTTTTTCAGACGGCATTTGCAATATTTGAATGGTCAAGTGGCAGTTCAATTGGGCAGTATATGGCAGAGGTCGTCTGAAAATATGATTGTGGTGCCACGCGATGTGCGGATGGATGCTGAAATGTTGGCATTTGAAACGCATTCCGTGGATGTGTTATTGATGCCCCATCTTTTGGAAATTTCAACTGCGGATTTAGTGTTGAAAGAGGCGTTTAGGGTATTAAACCCTGAAGGAAGGTTGATTTTGACGGGGTTTAACCCTAAATCTTTGTGGGGATTGAGCTCGTGGTTTGATGGCAAAAGACTGCCTATGAAATCTCAATGTTTGGTTCTGGCTGAGTTGAAACGAAAAATTGCCGCTATTGGTTTTGAAATGGAATATGGGCAATTTATGAATTATCTGCCAGCGGTAAATTCGCCATCTGCTTTGAAGTTCTGGCGGTTTATGGAAAAGGCCGGGGATAGGTGGTGGCCTCAGTGTGCAGCGGTGTATGGTGTGGTTTTAACGAAACATTTGATTGGTATCCGTCCTTTGCCTGAATTGGAATCTGCATTCGATGGCAATACGGTCGCTTTAAGTACGGCACGTTTGGCCGAATAGTTTCAGACGGCCTATATATAATGATGAATTTGGAGAATAATGATGCCTGAATTACCTGAAGTAGAAACGACTTTACGTGGAATCGCGCCGCATATTTATGACAAAAAGATAGAAAAAGTCATTATTCGTCAGTTTAAATTGAGATGGCCTATCCATCCGAACTTGGCGCAAATTTTGGCAGGGCGCAAAGTTTTGGCATGCAACCGTCGTGCGAAGTATTTGATTATTACTTTTGAAACGGGTATTTTACTTATTCACTTGGGTATGTCCGGCAGTTTGCGTATTTTTACCGCCAATGATGAGCGTATCGCAACGCCGGATAAACACGATCATTTAGATTTTGTATTTGATGACGGTACCGTATTGCGTTATCACGATCCGCGTAAATTTGGTGCGGTATTGTGGTATGAGGGTATTGTCGAGCATCATCCGCTGTTGGAAAAGTTGGGGCCGGAGCCGCTCTCGGGTGATTTTGATGCAAATTACCTGTATCAGAAATTGAAAACCCAAAAGCGTGCAGTTAAATTAGCG
This region of Neisseria subflava genomic DNA includes:
- the mreD gene encoding rod shape-determining protein MreD, translating into MNDFDDSYRAVPLHIMAASLIVMMILDFMPFSFDGFFWLPEMTALMLLYWALHQPQRAGMGLAFAIGLIVDAATAATLGLHALSYVVMTYFILNRRRQIMLYGHIMQLAAVLAALLLNQAVLTAARLFLNHQVITLQGFVAPFVGALLWPILSQLMLIVTRIYRSH
- the mreC gene encoding rod shape-determining protein MreC — its product is MERSSLRFDEAKGSKLLPRFVVYITLAAGLMVADYRFSLMQPVRAAVMPMLYPVQWLANQPVQLYQYFADLSHSKSELLEQNRRLMEENGRMKIDLQRDKVNTDELRELKKLYGLQQKGIHNVIGAEVISNGKDPLSERLIIGKGGQDGLKVGDAVIDQSGLIGLLTQVHTQSAEIELISSGQSIVPVAVSRTGERNLAYGNGNGLDLRYFPTGSDLKPGDILLTSGLDGTYPAGIPVATVSKVVRASGTPYYDTQLTPLAALRSSRFVLVLSSAPSSPR
- a CDS encoding rod shape-determining protein is translated as MFRLLSRFLSNDIAIDLGTANTLIFVRGKGIVLDEPSMVAIQSGAGNKSKIMAVGTEAKKMQGRAPRNIEIVRPMRDGVIADFVITERMLGMLIKKATEGRSWVPPRVVICVPGGSTQVERKAILDSAFAAGAASVHLIEEPMAAALGAGLPIEDAAGSMIVDIGGGTTEIGILSLGGMAYSASVRAAGDEFDKSIIHYLRRHRGVLIGEATAEELKKQIGSASGFETETAMRIKGRDLAEGTPKSLAVTSDEIREALSETVNQIIRAVRLALEQAPPELAGDIADRGIMLTGGGALLHGIDTVLADATGLPVGIADQPLNCVTYGAGKALDYIGKWDTVFTENP
- the gatC gene encoding Asp-tRNA(Asn)/Glu-tRNA(Gln) amidotransferase subunit GatC, whose product is MALSLNDVEKIAKLSRLTLTDEEKNKTLAELNDIFAMVENMQSVNTDGIEPMAHPHEAALRLREDKVTETDHAAGYQAVAPEVRNRLYIVPQVIEE
- the gatA gene encoding Asp-tRNA(Asn)/Glu-tRNA(Gln) amidotransferase subunit GatA, which codes for MTAYTLKQASSLLQSKQISAVELATEYLAAIAAKNPAINGYVTIDQDKTLAEAKAADARIAAGNATALTGVPVAYKDIFCQTGWRSACSSKMLDNFVSPYTATVVQNLLDAGMVTLGRTNMDEFAMGSTNETSFYGATKNPWNLEHVPGGSSGGSAAVIAARLAPAALGSDTGGSIRQPASHCGITGIKPTYGTVSRFGMVAYASSFDQAGPMAQTAEDCAILLNAMASFDERDSTSLERDKEDYTRDLDKPLKGLKIGLPKEYFGEGADADVQTALQSVIDLLKAQGAETVEVSLPQTSLSIPAYYVLASAEASTNLSRFDGVRYGHRAAQFGDLEEMYSNTRAEGFGSEVKRRIMIGTYVLSHGYYDAYYLKAQKLRRLVANDFQTAFGQCDFILAPTAPTAAPKLGSDIHDPVQMYLSDIYTIAVNLAGLPALTLPAGFSANGLPIGVQFIGNYFSEAKILGAAHQVQLNSDWHTKAPE
- a CDS encoding trimeric intracellular cation channel family protein is translated as MTATDFIQIIGTAAFAISGYLVGYNKRLDVLGVVITALLTAVGGGMIRDSLVGRIPQVFLQTDALIVVFATLAIAWLIRVQRYRSTYLAAAFIIADAIGLAAFSITGAQIGMALQLNLFGVISLAFVTAVGGGIARDILVNDVPMILRTDLYGSVAILIGGLIYLFGHLGWINIFTLNLLFAGGLLFRLTAYRFHWQLPGFQRRRK
- the gatB gene encoding Asp-tRNA(Asn)/Glu-tRNA(Gln) amidotransferase subunit GatB, with protein sequence MTWETVIGLEIHVQLNTQSKIFSGASTAFGAEPNAHASVVECALPGVLPVMNREVVEKAIKLGLALDAKINQKNVFDRKNYFYPDLPKGYQISQLDLPIVEHGKLEIVVGDEVKTINVTRAHMEEDAGKSVHEGLNGATGIDLNRAGTPLLEVVSEPEMRSAAEAVAYAKALHGLVTWLDICDGNMAEGSFRVDANVSVRPKGQAEFGTRREIKNLNSFRFLEQAINYEVEAQIEILEDGGKVQQATMLFDPEKGETRVMRLKEDAHDYRYFPDPDLLPVIISDGQLQKAKEQMPELPHEMAARFVADYGVSDYDARLLTASRAQAAYFEEAAKACGQGKLTANWMNGELAATLNKEGLELAESPITAPRLAELVAKVADGTLSSKLAKKAFEAMWAEPEAGIDEIIEKHGLQQITDTGAIEAMVDEVLANNAKAIEQFRSGNEKALNAIVGQVMKASKGKANPAQVQELIKAKLA
- a CDS encoding FAD-binding oxidoreductase, whose translation is MTHTITLPDQTTFTANEDETVLAAATRQNLNLPHSCKSGACGQCKAELISGEFEMGKHIDKAISEEEKAQGKVLLCCTTAKSDLKINVPGFNPNALPVRTLPVRIETIEIKHDVALLRLALPKAPSFAFYAGQYIDLLLPGNISRSYSIANSPDQEGVLELHIRKRENGVCSEMIFGAEPKIKEKGIVRVKGPLGTFTLQKDSDKPIVLLATGTGYAPIRSILLDLIHQNSERPVHFYWGARQQEDLYALEEAEALLGRLKNAKFSPVLSKPDSDWKGENRYVQNVAAQNYPDLSQYEVYACGSPAMTESAQSLLTQKCALPEDTFFCDAFSPA
- a CDS encoding LysM peptidoglycan-binding domain-containing protein, translating into MAKLKTIALTVSSLSAVSATAYAQNATPNQVGMAMMRLNSSLLDQTKAQTFGSGSLWASLRKDFRINEVNTELVRRHENKFAANSAYFDRTISRSKPYMYHIANEVKKRNMPAEIALLPFIESAFVTKAKSHVGASGLWQFMPATGRHFGLEKTPLYDGRHDVYAATDAALNYLQYLHGMFGDWSLALAAYNWGEGNVGRAVNRARAQGLEPTYENLRMPNETRNYVPKLLAVRNIVANPQTFGMNISEISNQPYFKSISIDKPIDNSTIARFANISESELLALNPGFNAPVFIPKNNRRLLLPVSAVSAFEKNYRNANPDTLMSWDIYTSLGNKKLNAIANDTGMSVAELKRLNGLSGSAISEGRSILVAKNSATQSQDIINFIDKDNTPDTYQSNMPAMSPIIASNVAEPVKVAQNTVTNIVAPVVPQSSKSVDFIARSKAENVTSVAVAVTETKAQPQVANAEVAAPVVAMTHTTTEPAATNVAEAPKTAIPADLTAPTVAANDVAPAPAVESVAVAPVQEEHDDLMALVQSRPAEEPAATVTEATPETKQVQTVVTAENARTERISANTVKQQSRINARLARMSEQQNAQTAALAAGTHRVEDGDTLFNISKRYNLSVADLIIANNIKGNNIKKGQILRVTAAPAKVRGNPIQNVSYTVRKGDTLNTIASRFNVDVNDIRRWNRNTRTVTPGQRLKLIGS